A window of Halalkalibacillus sediminis contains these coding sequences:
- a CDS encoding HD-GYP domain-containing protein, with amino-acid sequence MRAVQITNVWPGDRLGRPITDSYGRVLLQKGVIFTEKLIRKLEELHFSFVFIDDETTDGIIPQSGISESLRLEAIDNVRSAFRSIDGYVQGHMNQYILERTVESIHRTVVDLTQAIKDNDQIISIISDIFVYDNYLYVHSVNVGLYTIALANKLGFSDRQIEEIGIGALLHDIGKMRVPQSILNKPDKLSDMEYEVVKEHTTYGYNLLKDVPNLPPNISFCAYQHHERLNGSGYPLGIEGSNIHEYAKIIAVADVFDAVTSNRVYRKGMLPHEGLEILYSGSNGLFKKEYVDLFRKTISIYPNGAYVELNDGRRGIVADQSKSIPDRPIIRILEDKDMKLNMHEIYEIDLSVSPSVMISKCNTNPI; translated from the coding sequence ATGCGTGCTGTTCAAATTACAAATGTTTGGCCTGGAGATCGACTAGGGAGGCCTATTACTGATTCATACGGCAGGGTCCTTCTGCAAAAGGGAGTCATTTTTACAGAAAAATTAATTCGAAAACTAGAGGAATTACACTTCTCATTTGTTTTCATTGATGATGAAACAACAGATGGAATCATCCCACAGTCCGGAATTAGTGAATCTTTACGCCTCGAAGCGATTGATAATGTTCGATCGGCTTTCCGTTCCATAGATGGCTATGTGCAAGGTCATATGAACCAGTACATCCTTGAGCGGACGGTTGAGTCTATTCATAGAACTGTAGTTGATTTGACCCAGGCCATCAAGGACAATGACCAAATTATATCGATTATTTCAGACATTTTCGTGTATGATAATTATTTGTATGTTCATAGTGTTAATGTCGGTTTATATACGATTGCCCTCGCTAACAAACTCGGATTCAGCGATCGTCAAATAGAGGAAATTGGAATAGGCGCCTTGTTGCACGATATTGGGAAAATGCGTGTACCCCAATCTATTCTGAACAAGCCCGATAAGCTATCTGATATGGAATATGAAGTAGTAAAAGAACATACAACTTACGGATATAATCTTTTAAAAGACGTACCGAACTTACCACCCAACATCTCATTTTGTGCCTATCAACATCATGAACGGTTAAACGGGAGTGGTTATCCATTAGGTATAGAAGGATCGAATATTCATGAATATGCAAAGATTATAGCTGTCGCTGATGTGTTTGATGCAGTAACTTCAAATCGAGTTTATCGCAAGGGAATGTTACCTCATGAAGGTTTAGAAATCTTATATTCAGGGAGTAATGGATTGTTTAAAAAAGAGTACGTAGACCTCTTCAGAAAAACGATTTCAATATATCCGAACGGAGCCTATGTTGAACTGAATGATGGCAGAAGGGGTATAGTTGCTGATCAAAGCAAGTCAATTCCTGATCGGCCAATCATCCGCATTTTAGAAGACAAAGATATGAAGTTGAATATGCATGAGATTTACGAGATTGATCTATCAGTATCACCATCCGTCATGATTTCTAAATGCAATACGAATCCAATATAA